From the Daphnia magna isolate NIES linkage group LG3, ASM2063170v1.1, whole genome shotgun sequence genome, one window contains:
- the LOC116919266 gene encoding fumarylacetoacetate hydrolase domain-containing protein 1 has protein sequence MRIYIIQHKNRCKRLNCKNLLYVTKELQQCTEIMASANLLRFVDFGRKIICVGRNYSEHAVELGNAIPEKPLLFLKPTSAYIEEGSPIKIPVGCSSLHHEIELGVVIKTKCTKIKPEDVMSHVGGYCLALDMTARDFQDEAKKKGHPWTLAKGFDTSCPVSPFIPREKIMDPHNVEIWCSVNGVAKQRGLTKDMIFNVPTLLSYISTYFTLEPGDVVLTGTPSGVGPIKVGDVIECGITNVLTMKFMIEK, from the exons ATGAGAATATACATAATACAACACAAAA ATCGCTGCAAGCGTCTGAATTGCAAGAACTTGTTGTACGTTACAAAG GAATTGCAGCAGTGTACTGAAATCATGGCGTCTGCTAACTTGTTAAGATTTGTAGATTTCGGTCGAAAGATTATTTGTGTCGGTCGTAATTATAG TGAGCATGCAGTTGAGTTGGGGAATGCTATTCCAGAAaagcctcttctttttttaaaaccgaCCTCTGCTTATATCGAAGAAGGAAGCCCAATTAAAATACCTGTTGGGTGCTCATCACTTCATCACGAAATCGAGCTGGGTGTTGTcatcaaaacaaaatgcaCAAAGATCAAGCCTGAAGATGTCATGAGTCATGTAGGAGGTTACTGTTTAGCATTGGATATGACTGCCCGTGACTTCCAAGATGAGGCAAAGAAGAAAGGCCACCCTTGGACACTTGCAAAGGGATTTGATACATCTTGTCCTGTTAGCCCCTTCATTCCACGAGAAAAAATAATGGATCCCCATAATGTCGAAATTTGGTGCTCAGTTAATGGAGTTGCCAAACAAAGAGGTCTAACTAAAGACATGATTTTCAATGTTCCTACATTACTGAGCTACATTTCCACGTATTTCACATTGGAACCAGGTGATGTTGTGTTGACAGGTACTCCCTCTGGTGTGGGTCCCATTAAGGTTGGGGATGTGATAGAGTGTGGGATCACAAATGTGTTGACAATGAAATTTATGATTGAAAAATGA
- the LOC116919264 gene encoding glyceraldehyde-3-phosphate dehydrogenase 2 isoform X2 — protein MSKIGINGFGRIGRLVLRAAIEKGATVVAVNDPFISLDYMVYMFKYDSTHGRFKGEVKEEGGKLVVNGHHIQVFSERDPKNIPWGTAGAEYVVESTGVFTTLEKAHAHIDGGAKKVIISAPSADAPMFVVGVNLEAYDPSMKIVSNASCTTNCLAPLAKVINDNFGIVEGLMTTVHAITATQKTVDGPSGKLWRDGRGAAQNIIPASTGAAKAVGKVIPELNGKLTGMAFRVPVHDVSVVDLTCRLSKEASYDEIKAVVKAAADGPMKGILGYCDEEVVSTDFIGDNHSSIFDAAAGIALNKTFVKLISWYDNEFGYSCRVVDLIKYMQSKD, from the exons ATGTCGAAAATCGGTATTAACGGATTCGGTCGTATTGGCCGCTTGGTGCTTCGCGCTGCCATCGAAAAGGGAGCTACG GTTGTTGCTGTCAATGACCCCTTCATCAGCCTTGATTACATGGTATACATGTTCAAGTATGACTCTACCCATGGCCGCTTCAAGGGTGAAGTAAAGGAAGAAGGTGGCAAGCTAGTTGTCAATGGTCACCACATTCAGGTCTTCAGTGAACGAGACCCGAAAAACATTCCATGGGGAACTGCTGGAGCTGAATATGTTGTTGAATCCACTGGTGTCTTTACCACTCTTGAAAAGGCCCATGCTCACATTGATGGAGGAGCCAAGAAAGTCATCATTTCTGCCCCATCTGCTGATGCCCCAATGTTTGTTGTTGGAGTGAATCTTGAAGCATATGACCCATCCATGAAGATAGTCTCCAATGCTTCTTGCACAACCAACTGCCTGGCTCCTTTGGCCAAAGTGATCAACGATAACTTTGGCATCGTTGAAGGTTTGATGACAACCGTCCACGCCATAACTGCCACACAAAAGACTGTTGATGGACCGTCCGGCAAG TTGTGGCGTGATGGTCGTGGTGCTGCCCAAAATATTATCCCTGCCTCGACGGGTGCTGCTAAAGCAGTAGGAAAAGTTATTCCCGAACTGAACGGAAAGTTGACTGGCATGGCTTTCCGCGTACCTGTGCATGATGTCTCTGTTGTTGATCTGACCTGTCGGCTGTCCAAGGAAGCAAGCTATGATGAAATCAAGGCCGTCGTCAAAGCCGCAGCTGATGGACCCATGAAGGGTATCTTGGGCTATTGCGACGAGGAG GTCGTTTCCACTGATTTCATTGGCGATAACCACTCTTCAATCTTCGATGCCGCAGCGGGCATTGCTCTCAACAAGACTTTCGTCAAATTGATTTCGTGGTACGATAACGAATTCGGCTATTCGTGCCGTGTCGTCGACTTGATTAAGTACATGCAGTCCAAGGATTAA
- the LOC116919264 gene encoding glyceraldehyde-3-phosphate dehydrogenase 2 isoform X1, which translates to MSKIGINGFGRIGRLVLRAAIEKGATVNKPYKRVDDRKFPNLSYYNQVVAVNDPFISLDYMVYMFKYDSTHGRFKGEVKEEGGKLVVNGHHIQVFSERDPKNIPWGTAGAEYVVESTGVFTTLEKAHAHIDGGAKKVIISAPSADAPMFVVGVNLEAYDPSMKIVSNASCTTNCLAPLAKVINDNFGIVEGLMTTVHAITATQKTVDGPSGKLWRDGRGAAQNIIPASTGAAKAVGKVIPELNGKLTGMAFRVPVHDVSVVDLTCRLSKEASYDEIKAVVKAAADGPMKGILGYCDEEVVSTDFIGDNHSSIFDAAAGIALNKTFVKLISWYDNEFGYSCRVVDLIKYMQSKD; encoded by the exons ATGTCGAAAATCGGTATTAACGGATTCGGTCGTATTGGCCGCTTGGTGCTTCGCGCTGCCATCGAAAAGGGAGCTACGGTAAATAAACCATACAAAAGAGTCGATGACAGGAAATTTCCTAATTTGAGTTACTATAACCAGGTTGTTGCTGTCAATGACCCCTTCATCAGCCTTGATTACATGGTATACATGTTCAAGTATGACTCTACCCATGGCCGCTTCAAGGGTGAAGTAAAGGAAGAAGGTGGCAAGCTAGTTGTCAATGGTCACCACATTCAGGTCTTCAGTGAACGAGACCCGAAAAACATTCCATGGGGAACTGCTGGAGCTGAATATGTTGTTGAATCCACTGGTGTCTTTACCACTCTTGAAAAGGCCCATGCTCACATTGATGGAGGAGCCAAGAAAGTCATCATTTCTGCCCCATCTGCTGATGCCCCAATGTTTGTTGTTGGAGTGAATCTTGAAGCATATGACCCATCCATGAAGATAGTCTCCAATGCTTCTTGCACAACCAACTGCCTGGCTCCTTTGGCCAAAGTGATCAACGATAACTTTGGCATCGTTGAAGGTTTGATGACAACCGTCCACGCCATAACTGCCACACAAAAGACTGTTGATGGACCGTCCGGCAAG TTGTGGCGTGATGGTCGTGGTGCTGCCCAAAATATTATCCCTGCCTCGACGGGTGCTGCTAAAGCAGTAGGAAAAGTTATTCCCGAACTGAACGGAAAGTTGACTGGCATGGCTTTCCGCGTACCTGTGCATGATGTCTCTGTTGTTGATCTGACCTGTCGGCTGTCCAAGGAAGCAAGCTATGATGAAATCAAGGCCGTCGTCAAAGCCGCAGCTGATGGACCCATGAAGGGTATCTTGGGCTATTGCGACGAGGAG GTCGTTTCCACTGATTTCATTGGCGATAACCACTCTTCAATCTTCGATGCCGCAGCGGGCATTGCTCTCAACAAGACTTTCGTCAAATTGATTTCGTGGTACGATAACGAATTCGGCTATTCGTGCCGTGTCGTCGACTTGATTAAGTACATGCAGTCCAAGGATTAA